A genomic segment from Klebsiella africana encodes:
- the tyrA gene encoding bifunctional chorismate mutase/prephenate dehydrogenase: MVAELTALRDQIDEVDKALLSLLAKRLELVAEVGEVKSQYGLPIYVPEREAAMLASRREEAAALGVPPDLIEDVLRRVMRESYSSENDKGFKTLQPNLRPVVIVGGGGQMGRLFEKMLMLSGYQVRILEKDDWARAAEIVADAGMVIVSVPIHTTVETIGRLPPLPADCILVDLASVKAEPLQAMLAAHQGPVLGLHPMFGPDSGSLAKQVVVYCDGRQPEAYQWFLEQIQVWGARLHRISAVEHDQNMAFIQALRHFATFAYGLHLAEENVRLEQLLALSSPIYRLELAMVGRLFAQDPQLYADIIMSSENNLALIKRYYQRFGEAIGLLEQGDKQAFIDSFRKVEHWFGDYAQRFQSESRTLLRQANDNRQ; the protein is encoded by the coding sequence ATGGTTGCTGAACTGACCGCGTTACGCGATCAAATTGATGAAGTGGATAAAGCGTTGCTTAGCCTGCTGGCTAAGCGTCTGGAACTGGTGGCCGAAGTCGGCGAGGTAAAGAGCCAGTATGGCCTGCCGATTTACGTCCCGGAACGCGAGGCGGCGATGCTTGCCTCCCGGCGTGAAGAGGCGGCAGCGCTCGGCGTACCGCCGGATCTGATCGAGGATGTTCTGCGTCGCGTAATGCGGGAATCCTATTCCAGCGAAAACGACAAAGGCTTCAAAACCCTGCAGCCGAATCTGCGGCCGGTGGTGATCGTCGGCGGCGGCGGGCAGATGGGACGTCTGTTTGAGAAGATGTTAATGCTGTCCGGCTACCAGGTGCGTATTCTGGAAAAAGACGATTGGGCGCGGGCGGCGGAAATCGTCGCCGATGCCGGCATGGTCATCGTCAGCGTACCGATTCACACCACCGTGGAGACGATTGGCAGGCTGCCGCCCCTGCCGGCGGATTGCATCCTGGTCGATCTCGCCTCGGTGAAAGCGGAGCCGCTGCAGGCGATGCTGGCGGCGCATCAGGGCCCGGTTCTTGGCCTGCATCCGATGTTTGGTCCGGACAGCGGCAGCCTGGCGAAACAGGTGGTGGTCTATTGCGATGGCCGGCAGCCGGAGGCCTATCAGTGGTTTCTCGAACAAATTCAGGTCTGGGGAGCGCGGCTGCATCGCATCAGCGCCGTAGAGCACGACCAGAATATGGCCTTCATTCAGGCGCTGCGCCACTTTGCCACCTTTGCCTATGGGCTGCACCTGGCGGAAGAGAATGTGCGTCTTGAGCAACTGCTGGCGCTTTCGTCACCTATTTACCGTCTGGAACTGGCGATGGTAGGCCGTCTGTTTGCCCAGGATCCGCAGCTATACGCCGACATTATTATGTCATCGGAAAACAACCTGGCGCTGATTAAGCGCTATTACCAGCGTTTTGGCGAAGCGATTGGCCTGCTGGAGCAGGGCGATAAGCAGGCGTTTATCGACAGCTTCCGTAAAGTTGAACACTGGTTTGGCGATTACGCCCAGCGTTTCCAGAGCGAGAGCCGCACGCTACTGCGTCAGGCGAATGATAATCGGCAGTAA
- a CDS encoding DUF2946 domain-containing protein, translated as MVSNSFQQTTPKRRAAWLALLAILLIVVAPLISISLQKDPMSAMSGMHHAMMMDSSPASMAQMPGHDMAMMHSTDGATHTGHELPLDHAEACGYCVLLAHVPGLLFALALFVAMLLRRIRLPVSRPVLKHWHYFPWLYPETRAPPRLSAFSL; from the coding sequence GTGGTCAGTAACAGTTTTCAGCAAACGACACCTAAACGGCGAGCCGCCTGGCTGGCGCTGTTGGCGATCCTGCTGATCGTGGTGGCCCCCCTGATCTCCATCTCCCTGCAAAAAGACCCTATGAGCGCCATGTCCGGCATGCACCACGCCATGATGATGGACAGCTCGCCAGCGAGTATGGCGCAGATGCCCGGCCACGATATGGCGATGATGCACAGCACTGACGGCGCTACGCATACCGGACACGAACTGCCGCTGGACCATGCCGAAGCGTGTGGTTATTGCGTGCTGTTAGCCCATGTCCCGGGGCTCCTTTTCGCGCTGGCGCTGTTCGTCGCCATGCTCCTGCGGCGTATTCGCCTGCCGGTTTCTCGCCCGGTATTAAAGCACTGGCACTACTTTCCCTGGCTCTACCCCGAAACCCGCGCCCCGCCGCGGCTGTCTGCTTTTTCCCTTTAA
- a CDS encoding SMP-30/gluconolactonase/LRE family protein, which translates to MAEPKPLFDYTGYLPECPTWSEAEQALYWADIMECEIHRYDTRSGEHQVLQFPEEVGCFALREKGGFIVALRSGIWLTDAHGLLRRKVCDNPSNPELARFNDGGTDREGRFYAGTFWGPGDYNGALLMRVDNDLKPKVIQCDIHGANGLAFSADQRWMYTSDTPNAVIYRTPLDDQGEPGRREVFRRFQPGEGIPDGAAIDVEGCYWSAMFDGWRIARFSPQGEELETYPMPVRCPTMVCFGGADMKTLYITTTRENMETDELAKYPLSGAIFTLPVAVAGMKKLPFRER; encoded by the coding sequence ATGGCTGAACCAAAACCGCTGTTTGACTACACCGGATATCTGCCGGAATGCCCGACCTGGAGCGAGGCTGAGCAGGCCCTCTACTGGGCCGATATCATGGAGTGTGAAATCCACCGCTACGATACCCGCAGCGGCGAACACCAGGTGCTGCAGTTTCCAGAGGAGGTCGGCTGTTTTGCCCTGCGTGAGAAGGGCGGATTTATCGTTGCATTACGCAGCGGCATCTGGCTGACCGACGCCCACGGCCTGCTGCGGCGGAAAGTCTGTGATAATCCGAGCAACCCGGAGCTGGCGCGGTTTAACGATGGTGGGACCGATCGCGAGGGGCGTTTTTATGCCGGCACCTTCTGGGGACCGGGGGATTACAACGGCGCGCTGCTGATGCGAGTCGATAATGACCTGAAGCCGAAAGTGATCCAGTGTGATATCCATGGCGCCAACGGTCTGGCGTTTAGCGCCGACCAGCGCTGGATGTATACCTCTGATACGCCGAACGCCGTGATCTACCGTACGCCGCTGGATGACCAGGGTGAGCCTGGCCGACGCGAGGTGTTTCGCCGTTTCCAGCCGGGCGAAGGGATCCCTGACGGGGCGGCAATCGACGTGGAGGGCTGTTACTGGAGCGCCATGTTTGACGGCTGGCGGATTGCTCGTTTCTCGCCGCAGGGAGAGGAGCTGGAGACTTACCCGATGCCGGTTCGTTGTCCGACAATGGTCTGCTTCGGTGGGGCGGATATGAAAACGCTCTATATCACCACCACCCGGGAAAATATGGAGACCGATGAGCTGGCGAAGTATCCGCTGTCAGGCGCCATCTTCACCCTGCCGGTGGCGGTGGCAGGGATGAAGAAATTACCGTTCCGCGAACGTTAA
- the rimM gene encoding ribosome maturation factor RimM (Essential for efficient processing of 16S rRNA), whose protein sequence is MSKQHTAQAPVDPIVLGKMGSSYGIRGWLRVFSSTEDAESIFDYQPWLIQKAGQWQVVELESWRHHNQDIIIKLKGVDDRDAANLLTNCEIIVDSSQLPELEEGDYYWKDLMGCQVVTTEGYSLGKVIDMMETGSNDVLVIKANLKDAFGIKERLVPFLDGQVIKKVDLTTRTIEVDWDPGF, encoded by the coding sequence ATGAGCAAGCAACACACCGCACAAGCACCTGTTGATCCGATCGTATTGGGGAAAATGGGTTCTTCCTACGGTATCCGTGGTTGGCTCAGAGTGTTTTCTTCCACCGAAGACGCCGAAAGCATTTTTGACTATCAGCCCTGGTTAATCCAGAAGGCGGGTCAGTGGCAGGTCGTTGAGCTGGAAAGCTGGCGCCACCACAATCAGGACATCATCATCAAGCTGAAAGGCGTTGACGATCGTGATGCCGCGAATCTACTGACTAATTGCGAAATTATCGTGGATTCATCGCAGTTGCCGGAGCTGGAAGAGGGTGACTACTACTGGAAAGACCTGATGGGCTGCCAGGTAGTTACGACGGAAGGCTATAGCCTCGGTAAAGTCATCGATATGATGGAAACCGGGTCTAATGACGTGCTCGTCATCAAGGCAAACCTGAAAGATGCATTTGGTATCAAGGAGCGGTTGGTTCCGTTCCTCGATGGGCAGGTTATCAAGAAAGTCGATCTCACTACGCGTACTATCGAAGTAGATTGGGATCCTGGTTTTTAA
- a CDS encoding YfiR family protein: MTVLHRLLLTVFFLIAVSPVFAAGPSEHVRAIVSGIVTYTRWPSLTGAPKLCIFASSRFTHSLAHEDPDALPYQPVIVRNSEEALKTTCDGFYFGSESPTQQAELTRRYGPKPLLLIAEQNTECSTGSAFCLIINDDRVRFSVNLDVLTHSGVRVNPDVLMLARKKPHE, translated from the coding sequence ATGACAGTATTACACCGTCTTTTATTGACTGTATTTTTTCTCATCGCGGTATCTCCTGTTTTTGCTGCCGGACCATCAGAACATGTTCGCGCTATCGTTTCCGGGATCGTGACCTACACCCGTTGGCCGTCATTAACAGGGGCGCCGAAGCTGTGCATTTTTGCCTCATCACGCTTCACTCATAGCCTGGCGCATGAAGATCCTGATGCCTTGCCCTATCAACCGGTGATAGTACGTAATAGTGAAGAAGCGTTAAAAACGACCTGCGATGGTTTTTATTTTGGCAGCGAATCACCGACCCAACAGGCGGAATTAACCCGCCGTTATGGCCCGAAGCCGCTGTTACTTATCGCAGAACAAAATACGGAATGCTCAACTGGTAGCGCGTTTTGCCTGATCATCAACGATGACAGGGTCCGCTTCTCCGTTAATCTGGACGTTCTGACGCACAGTGGCGTCCGGGTCAACCCGGACGTCCTGATGCTTGCCCGGAAGAAACCACATGAATAA
- a CDS encoding PepSY-associated TM helix domain-containing protein: MTTCTSRAAWLNLLRRLHFYIGLFIGPFIFVAALTGTLYVATPQLENWLYHDALHGLSDGIPQPLSAQIAVAEEATQGNLRLLAVRPAPALGETTRIMFADPSLGESESRAIFVDPIALRVKGDMTVYGTSGILPLRQWIDYAHRSLLLGDIGRLYSELAASWMWVAALGGIALWAMTRPKRRLNNALQNHRRLHVMLGWGLLVGMLLFSATGLTWSQWAGGNVDKMRAAFGWLTPQVNTQLQGAMPMTHDPHAGHHMDTMIMAQHRPTLQPAQFDQALAVARQAGLNASRLEIRPPVSDDRAWTVGEIDRRWPTQVDTVAIDGATMQVVDRTRFADFPLMAKLTRWGVDFHMGILFGLANQLLLVGFGCALCVTIGVGYRLWWIRRPPQAVWDPAHSLLQAWLSLAWPARGLVLGLALALGLAMPLMGTSLVLFIAVDYLRWRTATAMKMAKSSD; encoded by the coding sequence ATGACAACCTGCACCTCGCGCGCGGCATGGCTGAACCTGCTGCGTCGCCTCCATTTCTATATCGGGCTGTTTATCGGACCGTTTATCTTTGTCGCTGCCCTGACCGGCACGCTGTACGTGGCGACGCCGCAGCTGGAAAACTGGCTCTATCACGACGCGCTGCATGGCCTATCCGATGGGATCCCGCAGCCGCTCAGCGCCCAGATCGCGGTGGCGGAAGAAGCGACCCAGGGTAATCTGCGGCTGCTGGCGGTGCGTCCGGCGCCTGCATTGGGCGAGACCACGCGCATTATGTTTGCCGATCCGAGTCTCGGGGAGTCGGAATCCCGGGCCATTTTTGTCGATCCGATCGCGCTGCGGGTGAAGGGCGATATGACGGTCTACGGCACCAGCGGCATCCTGCCGCTGCGCCAGTGGATTGATTATGCGCATCGCTCTTTGCTGTTGGGCGACATCGGGAGGCTCTACAGCGAACTGGCTGCCTCATGGATGTGGGTGGCTGCGCTGGGGGGCATTGCCCTGTGGGCGATGACGCGTCCAAAACGGCGGCTGAATAACGCCCTGCAGAACCATCGTCGGCTGCACGTGATGCTGGGCTGGGGGTTACTGGTGGGTATGCTGCTCTTCTCCGCCACCGGCCTGACCTGGTCGCAATGGGCCGGCGGTAATGTGGATAAAATGCGGGCAGCGTTCGGCTGGCTAACGCCGCAGGTCAATACCCAGCTGCAGGGCGCGATGCCGATGACGCACGATCCCCACGCCGGGCATCATATGGATACGATGATCATGGCTCAGCATCGGCCAACGCTGCAGCCGGCCCAGTTTGACCAGGCGCTGGCGGTAGCCCGTCAGGCGGGGCTGAACGCCAGCCGGCTGGAGATCCGTCCGCCAGTGTCTGACGACCGCGCCTGGACGGTGGGTGAGATCGACCGCCGCTGGCCGACGCAGGTCGACACGGTGGCGATCGATGGCGCTACGATGCAGGTGGTGGATCGCACCCGTTTTGCCGACTTTCCGCTGATGGCGAAGCTCACCCGCTGGGGCGTCGATTTCCATATGGGGATCCTCTTTGGTCTGGCGAATCAGCTGCTGCTGGTGGGGTTTGGTTGTGCGCTGTGCGTTACCATCGGAGTGGGATACCGGCTATGGTGGATCCGCCGTCCGCCTCAGGCCGTGTGGGATCCGGCGCATTCGCTGCTGCAGGCGTGGTTATCACTGGCCTGGCCTGCTCGTGGGCTGGTGCTGGGTCTGGCGTTAGCCCTGGGTCTGGCCATGCCGCTGATGGGGACCAGCCTGGTGCTGTTCATTGCCGTTGACTATCTGCGCTGGCGTACGGCAACGGCAATGAAGATGGCGAAGTCTAGCGATTAA
- the ffh gene encoding signal recognition particle protein, producing the protein MFDNLTDRLSRTLRNISGRGRLTEDNIKDTLREVRMALLEADVALPVVRDFISRVKESAVGHEVNKSLTPGQEFVKIVRNELVAAMGEENQTLDLAAQPPAVVLMAGLQGAGKTTSVGKLGKFLREKHKKKVLVVSADVYRPAAIKQLETLAEQVGVDFFPSDVGQKPVDIVNAALKEAKLKFYDVLLVDTAGRLHVDEAMMDEIKHVHAAINPVETLFVVDAMTGQDAANTAKAFNEALPLTGVVLTKVDGDARGGAALSIRHITGKPIKFLGVGEKTEALEPFHPDRVASRILGMGDVLSLIEDIESKVDRAQAEKLASKLKKGDGFDLTDFLEQLRQMKNMGGMASLMGKLPGMGQIPDNVKAQMDDKVLVRMEAIINSMTLKERAKPEIIKGSRKRRIAAGCGMQVQDVNRLLKQFDDMQRMMKKMKSKGGMMKMMRGMKGMMPPGFPGR; encoded by the coding sequence ATGTTTGATAATTTAACCGATCGTTTGTCGCGTACGCTGCGCAACATTAGCGGCCGCGGACGCCTTACAGAAGACAATATTAAAGACACCCTGCGCGAAGTGCGCATGGCGCTGCTGGAAGCGGACGTTGCGCTTCCGGTGGTCCGTGATTTCATCAGCCGCGTCAAAGAGAGCGCGGTCGGCCATGAAGTCAATAAAAGCCTGACTCCGGGTCAGGAGTTCGTCAAAATCGTCCGCAACGAGCTGGTGGCGGCGATGGGCGAAGAGAACCAGACGCTCGACCTGGCCGCGCAGCCGCCGGCCGTGGTGCTAATGGCGGGCCTGCAAGGTGCTGGTAAAACCACCAGCGTCGGTAAGCTGGGGAAATTCCTGCGCGAGAAGCACAAGAAGAAAGTGCTGGTCGTTTCCGCGGACGTTTACCGCCCCGCGGCGATCAAACAGCTGGAAACCCTGGCCGAGCAGGTTGGTGTTGATTTCTTCCCGTCTGACGTCGGCCAGAAGCCGGTTGATATCGTCAATGCGGCGCTGAAAGAAGCGAAACTCAAATTCTACGACGTGCTGCTGGTGGATACCGCCGGTCGTCTGCATGTTGACGAAGCGATGATGGACGAAATCAAGCACGTCCACGCCGCCATTAACCCGGTTGAAACCCTGTTCGTCGTCGATGCGATGACCGGTCAGGATGCGGCGAATACCGCGAAGGCCTTTAACGAAGCGCTGCCGCTGACCGGCGTGGTGCTGACCAAAGTGGACGGCGACGCCCGCGGCGGTGCGGCGCTGTCGATTCGCCATATTACCGGCAAGCCGATTAAATTCCTTGGCGTCGGCGAGAAAACCGAAGCGCTGGAGCCGTTCCATCCGGACCGCGTCGCTTCCCGTATCCTCGGCATGGGCGACGTGCTGTCGCTGATCGAAGATATTGAAAGCAAAGTCGACCGCGCGCAGGCCGAGAAGCTGGCCTCCAAGCTGAAGAAAGGCGACGGTTTCGACCTCACCGACTTCCTTGAGCAACTGCGTCAGATGAAAAACATGGGCGGCATGGCCAGCCTGATGGGCAAGCTGCCGGGCATGGGCCAGATCCCAGACAACGTGAAAGCGCAGATGGACGACAAAGTGTTGGTGCGTATGGAAGCCATCATCAACTCGATGACCCTGAAAGAGCGCGCCAAGCCGGAAATCATCAAAGGTTCACGTAAGCGCCGTATAGCCGCTGGCTGCGGGATGCAGGTGCAGGATGTGAACCGTCTGCTCAAGCAGTTCGACGATATGCAGCGCATGATGAAGAAGATGAAGTCGAAAGGCGGCATGATGAAGATGATGCGCGGGATGAAGGGGATGATGCCGCCTGGCTTCCCTGGGCGCTAA
- the rpsP gene encoding 30S ribosomal protein S16, translating to MVTIRLARHGAKKRPFYQVVVTDSRNARNGRFIERVGFFNPIANGAEEETRLDLDRIAHWVGQGATVSDRVAALIKAANKAA from the coding sequence ATGGTAACTATTCGTTTAGCACGTCACGGCGCTAAAAAGCGTCCGTTCTACCAGGTTGTTGTTACTGACAGCCGTAATGCACGCAACGGTCGCTTCATCGAGCGCGTTGGTTTCTTCAACCCGATCGCTAACGGCGCGGAAGAAGAAACTCGCCTGGATCTGGATCGTATCGCTCACTGGGTTGGCCAGGGCGCTACTGTTTCCGATCGCGTTGCCGCGCTGATCAAAGCCGCTAACAAAGCAGCTTAA
- the aroF gene encoding 3-deoxy-7-phosphoheptulonate synthase AroF, whose amino-acid sequence MQKDALNNVHITDEHVLMTPEQLKAEFPLSVEQEAQIAHARETISDIIAGRDPRLLVVCGPCSIHDPEAAIEYARRFKALAAEVSDSLYLVMRVYFEKPRTTVGWKGLINDPHMDGSFDVEGGLKIARRLLVELVNMGLPLATEALDPNSPQYLGDLFSWSAIGARTTESQTHREMASGLSMPVGFKNGTDGSLATAINAMRAAAMPHRFVGINQAGQVCLLQTQGNPNGHVILRGGKAPNYGPEDVAKCEKEMAQAGLKPSLMVDCSHGNSNKDFRRQPAVAESVVAQIKDGNRSIIGLMIESNIHEGNQSSEQPREAMKYGVSVTDACISWETTDALLRELDKDLRGHLAARLV is encoded by the coding sequence ATGCAAAAAGACGCGCTGAATAACGTACATATTACCGACGAACATGTGTTAATGACCCCGGAGCAACTGAAGGCGGAATTCCCGCTGAGCGTTGAACAGGAAGCGCAGATTGCGCACGCCCGTGAGACCATCTCCGATATCATCGCCGGTCGCGATCCGCGCCTGCTGGTGGTTTGTGGCCCTTGCTCGATTCACGATCCGGAAGCTGCGATTGAATATGCTCGTCGATTTAAAGCTCTTGCCGCAGAGGTCAGCGATAGCCTCTATCTGGTAATGCGCGTCTACTTTGAAAAACCCCGTACCACCGTCGGCTGGAAGGGGCTGATTAACGATCCGCACATGGATGGTTCGTTCGATGTTGAAGGCGGCCTGAAGATTGCGCGTCGTCTGCTGGTCGAGCTCGTCAATATGGGACTGCCGCTGGCGACGGAAGCGCTGGATCCGAACAGCCCGCAATACCTTGGCGATCTGTTCAGCTGGTCTGCCATCGGCGCACGTACCACAGAATCCCAAACGCACCGCGAAATGGCCTCTGGCCTGTCGATGCCGGTTGGCTTTAAAAACGGTACCGACGGTAGCCTGGCGACGGCCATCAACGCCATGCGCGCCGCGGCGATGCCGCACCGTTTCGTCGGCATCAACCAGGCCGGGCAGGTCTGCCTGCTGCAAACGCAGGGTAATCCGAACGGCCATGTGATCCTCCGCGGCGGCAAGGCGCCGAACTATGGTCCGGAAGATGTGGCGAAATGCGAAAAAGAAATGGCGCAGGCGGGACTGAAACCATCGCTGATGGTAGATTGCAGTCATGGGAACTCCAATAAAGATTTCCGCCGCCAGCCGGCCGTGGCTGAATCCGTAGTCGCGCAGATCAAAGACGGCAATCGTTCCATTATCGGCCTGATGATCGAGAGTAATATCCACGAAGGCAATCAGTCCTCTGAACAGCCGCGTGAGGCGATGAAATACGGCGTTTCGGTGACTGATGCGTGCATCAGCTGGGAAACCACCGATGCGCTGCTGCGTGAACTGGATAAGGATCTCCGCGGCCACCTGGCGGCCCGTTTGGTGTAA
- the rplS gene encoding 50S ribosomal protein L19, whose amino-acid sequence MSNIIKQLEQEQMKQDVPSFRPGDTVEVKVWVVEGSKKRLQAFEGVVIAIRNRGLHSAFTVRKISNGEGVERVFQTHSPVVDSIAVKRRGAVRKAKLYYLRERTGKSARIKERLN is encoded by the coding sequence ATGAGCAACATTATTAAGCAACTTGAACAAGAACAGATGAAGCAGGACGTACCTTCCTTCCGTCCGGGTGATACCGTGGAAGTGAAAGTATGGGTTGTTGAAGGTTCCAAAAAACGTCTGCAGGCATTCGAGGGCGTGGTTATCGCTATTCGTAACCGCGGTCTGCATTCTGCATTCACTGTTCGCAAAATTTCCAACGGCGAAGGCGTTGAGCGTGTCTTCCAGACTCACTCTCCGGTAGTTGACAGCATTGCTGTTAAACGTCGTGGTGCTGTACGTAAAGCTAAACTGTACTACCTGCGTGAGCGCACTGGTAAGTCTGCTCGTATCAAAGAGCGTCTTAACTAA
- the dgcN gene encoding diguanylate cyclase DgcN has translation MNKDFSQTPRPTFKRALRRISVISVVISMTLVWLLLSTASIFTLKQYAQKNLELTAATLGRSLEAALVFGDSAAAEETLASLGKQGQISQAIVLNSQKQPFAAWRHEPLANKEQVSGLVSKWLFPEPTVQPIWHQGKKIGELQLTALDKLISHFLGISILVLTGSILLASFIALLLTHSLHRGIVAALQSITEVVHDIRENRHFSRRVPEERIEEFHLFAQDFNSLLGEMEDWQRQLQAKNAQLLRSSLHDPLTGLANRAAFRNALAELMKNEVGHQTSALLFLDGDNFKLINDNWGHAAGDKVLTEVASRLMAFAGKRHLAWRLGGDEFAVLLREVRSEAEVQALCQSLSQLFLPPFNLHNGHTATLSLSVGYALAWEHATAESLQELADQNMYRMKNQRIQQMLK, from the coding sequence ATGAATAAGGACTTTTCACAGACTCCGCGCCCGACATTTAAACGCGCGCTCCGTCGCATTAGCGTGATAAGCGTGGTGATCTCCATGACGCTGGTCTGGCTGTTGTTGAGCACGGCCTCTATTTTTACGCTCAAACAGTACGCGCAGAAAAACCTTGAGCTTACTGCCGCCACCCTGGGCCGCAGCCTCGAAGCGGCTCTGGTATTTGGCGACAGTGCGGCAGCAGAGGAAACCCTCGCCTCGCTAGGGAAACAAGGGCAGATTTCCCAGGCTATTGTGCTCAACAGCCAGAAGCAGCCCTTTGCTGCCTGGCGCCATGAACCGCTGGCGAATAAAGAGCAAGTTAGCGGCCTTGTCAGTAAATGGCTGTTCCCGGAGCCCACGGTGCAGCCCATCTGGCATCAGGGGAAAAAAATTGGCGAACTGCAGCTAACGGCTCTCGATAAGCTGATCAGCCACTTTCTCGGCATCTCGATTCTGGTCCTGACCGGCAGCATCCTGCTCGCCTCGTTTATCGCCCTGCTGCTGACCCACTCCCTACACCGGGGGATCGTTGCCGCACTGCAGAGCATCACCGAAGTTGTGCATGATATTCGCGAAAACCGTCACTTCTCACGTCGGGTGCCTGAGGAACGTATTGAGGAGTTCCATCTTTTTGCCCAGGACTTTAATAGTCTGCTGGGGGAGATGGAGGACTGGCAGCGTCAGCTGCAGGCCAAAAATGCGCAGCTTTTGCGCAGCTCGCTACACGACCCGCTGACCGGCCTGGCTAACCGTGCCGCCTTTCGCAACGCGCTCGCCGAACTGATGAAGAACGAGGTGGGTCACCAAACCTCGGCGTTACTGTTTCTCGATGGCGATAACTTCAAGCTGATCAATGACAACTGGGGCCACGCGGCAGGCGATAAAGTGCTGACGGAGGTCGCCAGCCGCCTGATGGCCTTCGCTGGCAAACGCCATCTGGCCTGGCGTCTTGGCGGCGATGAGTTTGCCGTTCTGCTGCGCGAGGTGCGCTCAGAAGCGGAAGTGCAGGCGCTGTGCCAGTCGCTGTCGCAGCTGTTTCTTCCGCCATTCAATCTGCACAATGGCCACACCGCTACGCTCTCGCTGAGCGTCGGCTACGCGCTGGCGTGGGAGCATGCCACCGCGGAATCACTGCAAGAACTTGCCGATCAAAATATGTATCGGATGAAAAACCAACGTATACAGCAGATGCTGAAATAA
- a CDS encoding OmpA family protein has product MLRKCFAPALITVALLTGCQAPQGKFTPEQVAAMKSYGFTESNGDWSLGLSDSILFDKNDYRLRPDSRQQITTMASRLAATGITHSRLEGHTDNYGEDSYNEALSLKRANNVADAWAQGAHIPRSNLVTRGLGKKYPIASNDTAAGRAENRRVTVVISTP; this is encoded by the coding sequence ATGCTCAGAAAATGTTTCGCGCCCGCCCTGATAACGGTGGCGCTTTTGACCGGTTGCCAGGCCCCTCAGGGAAAATTTACCCCGGAACAGGTCGCGGCGATGAAGTCTTACGGCTTCACTGAAAGCAATGGCGATTGGTCCCTGGGCTTATCCGATAGCATCCTGTTTGACAAGAATGACTACCGACTACGTCCCGACAGCCGCCAGCAGATCACCACAATGGCCTCACGGCTGGCGGCGACCGGGATCACCCATAGCCGCCTCGAAGGCCACACCGATAATTATGGTGAGGATAGCTACAACGAAGCCCTGTCGCTTAAGCGCGCCAACAATGTGGCCGATGCCTGGGCGCAAGGCGCCCATATCCCGCGCAGTAATTTAGTCACCCGCGGCCTTGGCAAAAAATACCCGATCGCCAGCAACGACACGGCGGCCGGACGCGCTGAAAACCGCCGAGTGACAGTGGTGATCAGCACGCCGTAG
- the trmD gene encoding tRNA (guanosine(37)-N1)-methyltransferase TrmD, with amino-acid sequence MWIGIISLFPEMFRAITDYGVTGRAVKNGLLSIESWSPRDFTHDRHRTVDDRPYGGGPGMLMMVQPLRDAIHAAKAAAGEGAKVIYLSPQGRKLDQAGVSELATNQKLILVCGRYEGIDERVIQTEIDEEWSIGDYVLSGGELPAMTLIDSVSRFIPGVLGHEASATEDSFADGLLDCPHYTRPEVLEEMEVPSVLLSGNHAEIRRWRLKQSLGRTWLRRPELLENLALTEEQAKLLAEFKTEHAQQQHKHDGQA; translated from the coding sequence ATGTGGATTGGCATAATTAGCCTGTTTCCTGAAATGTTCCGCGCAATTACCGATTACGGGGTAACTGGCCGGGCAGTAAAAAATGGCCTGCTGAGCATCGAAAGCTGGAGTCCTCGTGACTTCACGCATGACCGGCACCGTACCGTGGACGATCGTCCTTACGGCGGCGGACCGGGGATGCTAATGATGGTGCAACCCTTACGGGATGCCATTCATGCAGCAAAAGCCGCGGCAGGTGAAGGCGCGAAGGTGATTTATCTGTCACCTCAGGGACGCAAGCTTGATCAAGCGGGCGTCAGCGAACTGGCAACGAATCAGAAACTGATTCTGGTGTGCGGTCGCTACGAAGGGATAGACGAGCGTGTAATCCAAACCGAGATTGACGAAGAATGGTCAATCGGCGATTACGTTCTCAGCGGTGGTGAGTTACCGGCAATGACGCTGATTGACTCCGTTTCCCGGTTCATTCCGGGGGTACTGGGCCATGAAGCTTCAGCAACGGAAGATTCCTTTGCTGATGGGTTGCTGGATTGCCCGCACTATACCCGTCCTGAAGTGTTAGAAGAGATGGAGGTACCGTCAGTATTGCTGTCGGGAAACCATGCTGAGATACGTCGCTGGCGTCTGAAGCAGTCGCTGGGCCGCACCTGGCTTAGAAGACCTGAACTTCTGGAAAACCTGGCTCTGACTGAAGAGCAAGCAAAGCTGCTGGCGGAGTTCAAAACTGAACACGCGCAACAGCAGCATAAACATGATGGGCAGGCGTGA